In the Streptomyces fradiae ATCC 10745 = DSM 40063 genome, one interval contains:
- a CDS encoding ATP-binding protein, producing the protein MLVLDSRTVDSAEVRETVSGFVAERCPWADLNAVRLVVTELLANALHHTEGGWRLRLHARDHRLTLELDDASTEPPSARQPDFAGGGGFGWRLVEQLADRVDVRPRPAGKTVRAEWWVPTERQAA; encoded by the coding sequence GTGCTTGTTCTCGACTCACGTACCGTCGACAGCGCCGAGGTCAGGGAGACCGTCAGCGGCTTCGTAGCCGAGCGCTGCCCCTGGGCCGACCTGAACGCCGTGCGCCTGGTGGTCACCGAACTGCTGGCGAACGCGCTCCACCACACCGAGGGCGGATGGCGGCTGCGGCTGCACGCGCGGGATCACCGGCTCACACTGGAGCTGGACGACGCGAGCACCGAGCCGCCCTCCGCCCGGCAACCGGACTTCGCCGGAGGCGGCGGGTTCGGCTGGCGGCTGGTGGAGCAGCTCGCCGACCGGGTGGACGTCCGCCCTCGCCCGGCCGGCAAGACCGTGCGGGCGGAGTGGTGGGTACCGACGGAGCGGCAGGCGGCATAG